From Drosophila yakuba strain Tai18E2 chromosome 2L, Prin_Dyak_Tai18E2_2.1, whole genome shotgun sequence, one genomic window encodes:
- the LOC6527572 gene encoding angiotensin-converting enzyme → MWIPAAVLLLVGLARSESPPDATLERFLNETSQQLAVIYDQAVLAQLLNELRGPNDLVALLEIEVTDDKLMKYVRTLTTRKAKFKRLGLGDARQRRLLDKIPQLGYEALSGRDLKLVYALASSMSDNYHNVKLCAYKQPGNCTLRLIPEVQSIVQGSRDLEEIEYYWFEWRSRTGLATRSQFVDFMDLYKKTAQLNGYPRAEDYWFRSLELAGREAMTLLDRIMHGLRPLFLQFHAHVRGSLRKMHGEHLVPRNRPYPQHLAEVFIGNAFRRVQAEWYVDLPSPEIGLANITQELHRRGLSTTQRVFWNVAEYFRALGFPQLENSLWTYAQKVSSDDDDRCWHKAWRYYALPRTNFTYCPLNDEERFFNMFEAQSDLQYYRAAAVQPTLLQEEPFPNFSDAIGKCFSMAASSPRFLRKLGILRENKWKELPARLNRLYIQGLRVVFLLPVFYVLDRYRVEVLAGHIKADDNEAYWRFTEHYTGAAAPTKRTNEQFDVPAKLLMEVDDQYASNFLSIVLQFQLLKHFCTKTGQFEMGNPRKPLDLCDLSDQRGIGEVLKQAMSLGSSVHYREVLKVLLGEPEISVDGLLAYFQPLHDWLQHQNQENNLEVGWT, encoded by the exons ATGTGGATACCTGCGGCGGTTTTG CTACTGGTGGGATTAGCGCGTTCCGAATCCCCGCCTGATGCCACATTGGAAAGGTTTCTGAATGAAACCAGTCAGCAACTGGCTGTTATCTACGATCAGGCGGTATTGGCACAGTTGTTGAATGAGCTGCGCGGGCCGAATGATTTGGTGGCTCTCCTGGAGATCGAGGTCACCGATGACAAGCTTATGAAGTATGTGAGGACCCTAACGACTCGCAAGGCCAAGTTCAAGCGATTGGGATTGGGTGACGCCCGCCAGCGGAGGCTTCTCGACAAAATCCCCCAATTGGGCTATGAGGCTCTGAGTGGCAGAGATTTGAAGCTGGTCTACGCATTGGCCTCCAGCATGAGCGATAATTACCACAATGTCAAGCTGTGTGCCTACAAGCAGCCGGGCAATTGCACTCTAAGACTCATACCCGAGGTTCAATCCATAGTTCAAGGAAGCCGAGATCTAGAGGAGATCGAATATTACTGGTTCGAGTGGCGAAGTCGCACGGGCCTGGCCACCAGATCTCAGTTCGTTGACTTTATGGATCTGTACAAAAAGACCGCCCAGCTGAATGGGTATCCTCGTGCCGAGGACTATTGGTTTCGATCCCTGGAATTGGCTGGCCGGGAGGCCATGACACTGCTGGATAGGATAATGCATGGCTTGAGACCTCTGTTTCTCCAATTCCACGCCCATGTCAGGGGATCGCTGCGGAAGATGCATGGGGAGCACTTGGTGCCCAGGAACAGACCGTATCCCCAGCATTTGGCGGAGGTCTTCATTGGAAATGCATTCAGGCGGGTTCAGGCCGAATGGTATGTGGATCTGCCATCGCCGGAGATTGGGCTGGCCAATATTACCCAGGAGCTGCACCGTCGAGGACTGAGCACCACTCAAAGGGTTTTCTGGAATGTGGCCGAGTACTTCAGAGCTCTGGGCTTTCCTCAGTTGGAGAA CTCGCTTTGGACATATGCCCAGAAAGTATCCTCCGATGATGATGACCGCTGCTGGCACAAAGCCTGGCGATACTATGCCCTGCCAAGGACGAACTTCACCTACTGTCCTCTGAACGACGAGGAGCGTTTCTTCAATATGTTTGAGGCTCAGTCGGACTTGCAATACTATCGAGCTGCCGCGGTTCAACCAACTTTGCTCCAGGAGGAGCCCTTTCCCAATTTCAGTGATGCCATCGGGAAGTGCTTCTCCATGGCAGCCAGTTCACCGCGATTCCTTAGAAAACTGGGCATTCTGAGGGAAAACAAGTGGAAGGAGCTGCCCGCCCGTTTGAATCGCCTGTATATTCAGGGCTTGAGAGTCGTGTTCCTGCTACCCGTCTTCTATGTTCTAGATCGTTACAGAGTGGAAGTCCTCGCAGGACACATTAAGGCGGATGATAACGAGGCCTATTGGAGGTTTACAGAACATTATACcggagctgctgctccaacAAAGAGAACCAATGAACAGTTTGATGTGCCGGCCAAACTTCTTATGGAGGTCGATGACCAGTACGCCAG CAACTTTCTGAGCATTGTCCTGCAGTTCCAACTGCTGAAACACTTCTGCACCAAAACTGGCCAGTTTGAAATGGGTAATCCCAGGAAACCCCTCGACTTGTGCGATTTATCCGATCAGCGAGGTATTGGAGAGGTTTTGAAACAGGCCATGTCCCTGGGATCTTCGGTTCACTATAGGGAGGTGCTAAAGGTTCTTCTTGGAGAGCCAGAGATCAGCGTAGATGGACTGCTTGCCTACTTTCAACCTCTTCATGACTGGCTGCAGCACCAGAATCAAGAAAACAACCTGGAAGTGGGCTGGACATAA
- the LOC6527573 gene encoding probable cytochrome P450 28d2, which produces MCPLTTFLVAVLTFLVLIYVFLTWNFSYWKKRGIRTAPTWPFVGSFPSIFTRKRNIAYDIDDIYEKYKDTENMVGVFSTRVPQLLVMCPEYIHKIYATDFRSFHNNEWRNFVSKKTDVILGNNPFVLTGDEWKERRSEIMPALSPNRVKAVYPVSQSVCKRFVEYIRRQQSMATSQGLDAMDLSLCYTTEVVTDCGLGVSAQSFSDKTTPLLKMIKRVFNTSFEFIFYSVVTNLWQKVRQFYSVPFFNKETEAFFLDIIRQCITLRQEKPDQQRDDFLNYMLQLQEKKGLHTDHILVNTMTFILDGFETTALVLAHIMLMLGRYPEEQQKVRKEIGHADLTFDQMSELPYLDAFIYETLRLFSPQVAARKLVTEPFEFENKNGGTVHLQPGDVVVIPVKAVHHDPQYYEDPMTFKPERFLESNGGGMKSYRDRGVYLAFGDGPRHCPGMRFALTQLKAALVEILRNFEIKVNPKTRSDNQIDDTFFMATLKGGIYLDFKDL; this is translated from the exons ATGTGCCCATTAACCACATTTCTTGTTGCCGTGCTAACCTTCTTGGTTTTAATCTATGTTTTCCTAACATGGAACTTCAGCTATTGGAAGAAGCGTGGCATCCGAACAGCTCCCACGTGGCCATTTGTGGGTAGTTTTCCGAGCATTTTCACCAGGAAGAGGAATATCGCCTACGATATTGATGATATCTATGA aAAATATAAAGACACGGAGAACATGGTTGGCGTTTTCAGCACCCGAGTTCCCCAGTTGCTGGTCATGTGTCCGGAATATATACACAAGATCTATGCCACCGACTTTCGTAGCTTTCATAACAATGAGTGGCGGAATTTC gtgAGCAAGAAGACGGACGTGATCCTGGGCAACAATCCGTTTGTGCTAACAGGCGATGAATGGAAGGAACGAAGGTCGGAGATCATGCCAGCACTGTCGCCTAATCGA GTCAAAGCCGTATACCCAGTGTCACAGAGCGTGTGCAAGAGGTTTGTGGAATACATCAGGCGACAGCAGAGTATGGCCACCTCGCAGGGCTTAGATGCCATGGATCTGTCCCTCTGCTACACCACCGAAGTGGTCACCGATTGCGGTCTGGGTGTCTCGGCCCAGAGTTTCTCGGACAAGACCACGCCGCTGTTGAAAATGATAAAGCGTGTGTTCAATACCTCCTTTGAGTTCATCTTCTACAGCGTGGTCACCAACCTGTGGCAGAAGGTGCGCCAGTTCTACAGCGTACCGTTCTTCAACAAGGAAACCGAAGCGTTTTTCCTCGACATCATTAGGCAGTGCATTACTTTGAGACAGGAGAAGCCAGACCAACAGCGCGACGATTTCCTCAACTACATGCTGCAGTTGCAGGAGAAGAAGGGCCTGCACACGGATCACATTCTGGTTAATACGATGACCTTCATTCTGGACGGATTCGAGACTACGGCTCTGGTTCTGGCGCACATTATGCTGATGCTGGGACGTTATCCCGAGGAGCAGCAAAAGGTCCGCAAGGAAATCGGCCATGCGGATCTGACCTTCGATCAAATGTCCGAACTTCCGTATCTGGACGCCTTCATATATG AAACTTTGCGTTTGTTTTCGCCGCAAGTAGCAGCTCGCAAACTGGTCACCGAACCCTTTGAGTTTGAGAACAAGAACGGAGGCACTGTGCATTTGCAACCCGGAGATGTGGTCGTCATACCCGTAAAAGCTGTGCACCACGATCCGCAGTATTATGAGGATCCCATGACGTTTAAGCCGGAACGCTTCCTCGAAAGCAATGGAGGTGGCATGAAAAGTTATAGAGACAGGGGTGTATATCTAGCCTTTGGCGACGGACCTCGTCACTGTCCAG GTATGCGATTTGCACTGACCCAGCTGAAAGCCGCTCTCGTGGAAATTTTGAGAAACTTTGAAATCAAGGTTAATCCCAAAACCCGCTCGGACAACCAGATAGATGATACCTTCTTCATGGCCACCTTGAAGGGTGGTATTTACCTGGACTTCAAGGACCTTTAA
- the LOC6527571 gene encoding angiotensin-converting enzyme, with protein MRLFLLALLATLAVSQALVKEEIQAKEYLENLNKELAKRTNVETEASWAYGSNITDENEKKKNEVSAEMAKFMKEVASDTTKFQWRSFQSEDLKRQFKALTKLGYAALPEADYAELLDTLSSMESNFAKVKVCDYKDSTKCDLALDPEIEEVISKSRDHEELAYYWREFYDKAGTAVRSQFERYVELNTKAAKLNNFTSGAEAWLDEYEDDTFEQQLEDIFADIRPLYQQIHGYVRFRLRKHYGDAVVSETGPIPMHLLGNMWAQQWSEIADIVSPFPEKPLVDVSAEMEKQGFTPLKMFQMGDDFFTSMNLTKLPQDFWDKSIIEKPTDGRDLVCHASAWDFYLTDDVRIKQCTRVTQDQLFTVHHELGHIQYFLQYQHQPFVYRTGANPGFHEAVGDVLSLSVSTPKHLEKIGLLKDYVRDEEARINQLFLTALDKIVFLPFAFTMDKYRWSLFRGEVDKANWNCAFWKLRDEYSGIEPPVVRSEKDFDAPAKYHISADVEYLRYLVSFIIQFQFYKSACIKAGQYDANNVELPLDNCDIYGSAAAGAAFHNMLSMGASKPWPDALEAFNGERIMSGKAIAEYFEPLRVWLEAENIKNNVHIGWTTSNKCVSS; from the exons ATGAGACTGTTTTTGCTAGCCCTGCTGGCCACTTTGGCGGTATCCCAAGCGTTGGTCAAGGAGGAGATTCAGGCCAAGGAGTACCTGGAGAATCTGAACAAGGAGCTGGCCAAGCGAACCAACGTGGAAACCGAGGCCTCCTGGGCCTATGGATCCAACATCACCGACGAGAACGAAAAGAAGAAGAATGAGGTATCCGCCGAGATGGCCAAGTTCATGAAGGAGGTGGCCAGTGACACCACCAAGTTCCAATGGCGCTCCTTCCAGTCGGAGGATCTCAAGCGGCAGTTCAAGGCTCTGACCAAACTGGGCTATGCCGCCCTACCCGAAGCCGACTATGCCGAGCTGCTGGACACGCTCTCCTCCATGGAGTCGAATTTCGCGAAGGTCAAGGTGTGCGACTACAAGGACAGCACCAAGTGCGACCTAGCCCTCGACCCGGAGATCGAGGAGGTCATCAGCAAGAGCCGTGACCACGAGGAGCTCGCCTACTACTGGCGCGAGTTCTACGACAAGGCCGGAACCGCCGTGCGATCCCAATTCGAACGCTACGTGGAGCTCAACACCAAGGCAGCCAAGCTGAATA ACTTCACCTCTGGTGCCGAGGCCTGGTTGGACGAGTACGAGGACGACACCTtcgagcagcagctggaggacaTCTTCGCGGACATTCGCCCCCTCTACCAGCAGATCCATGGCTATGTGCGCTTCCGCCTGAGGAAACACTATGGTGACGCGGTGGTCTCCGAGACAGGACCCATTCCCATGCACCTCTTGGGCAACATGTGGGCGCAGCAGTGGTCGGAGATCGCGGACATCGTATCTCCGTTCCCGGAGAAGCCCCTGGTCGATGTGAGCGCCGAGATGGAAAAGCAGGGCTTCACACCCCTCAAAATGTTCCAAATGGGCGACGACTTCTTCACCTCCATGAATCTTACCAAGTTGCCGCA GGACTTTTGGGACAAGTCAATCATTGAGAAGCCCACCGATGGCCGCGATCTGGTTTGCCATGCCAGCGCCTGGGACTTTTACCTCACCGACGATGTGCGCATCAAGCAGTGCACCCGGGTTACTCAAGATCAGCTCTTCACCGTGCACCACGAACTGGGACACATTCAGTATTTCCTGCAGTATCAACACCAGCCCTTCGTCTATCGCACTGGTGCCAATCCCGGATTCCACGAAGCCGTCGGCGATGTGCTCTCCCTGTCCGTATCGACGCCCAAACATCTCGAGAAGATTGGCCTGCTGAAGGACTATGTGCGCGATGAAGAGGCGCGTATCAACCAGCTCTTCCTCACCGCCCTGGACAAGATCGTTTTCCTGCCCTTCGCCTTCACCATGGACAAGTATCGCTGGTCGCTGTTCCGCGGCGAGGTCGACAAGGCCAACTGGAACTGTGCCTTCTGGAAGTTGAGGGACGAGTACTCCGGCATTGAACCGCCAGTTGTGCGCAGCGAGAAGGACTTTGATGCCCCGGCCAAGTATCACATTTCCGCGGATGTCGAGTATCTGAG GTACCTGGTGTCCTTCATCATCCAGTTCCAGTTCTACAAGTCCGCCTGCATCAAGGCTGGTCAATATGATGCCAACAATGTGGAGTTGCCTCTGGATAACTGCGACATCTATGGAAGTGCTGCAGCTGGCGCTGCGTTCCA CAACATGCTGTCCATGGGAGCCTCGAAGCCATGGCCCGATGCACTGGAGGCCTTCAACGGAGAGCGCATCATGTCCGGCAAGGCGATCGCGGAATACTTTGAGCCGCTGCGCGTCTGGCTGGAGGCGGAGAACATCAAGAACAATGTCCACATTGGCTGGACCACTTCAAATA AATGCGTCTCTTCATAA